The proteins below are encoded in one region of Synchiropus splendidus isolate RoL2022-P1 chromosome 13, RoL_Sspl_1.0, whole genome shotgun sequence:
- the inhbab gene encoding inhibin subunit beta Ab, giving the protein MSAEAAPAVTFVLLLGLLAHSTPTPLAPGSDPVPERALESDCPSCALAQVRRNSSYGGGQSDMVEAVKQHILNMLHLNARPNLTQPVPRAALLNAIKKLHVGRVADDGSVDIQDKEAEDDVPNPPEPPSEIITFAEPGDSANQLTFDIAMEGSSPPLVEQANVWIFLRLAKGNRAKGKVKIQLLQRRSSEEEEERVSEKMVDTRRSGWHTLAVSHSVQALLDDGDKSLRVRVSCPLCAEAGATPVLLPADGKRTKEREESHRPFLVVVLQTSEPGSQRRSKRGLECDGKIHLCCKRQFYVNFRDIGWSDWIIAPAGYHANYCEGECPSHMASISSSSLSFHSTVINHYRMRGFGPFQNLRSCCVPTRLRAMSMLYYNEEQKIIKKDIQNMIVDECGCS; this is encoded by the exons ATGTCTGCTGAGGCAGCTCCTGCTGTTACCTTTGTCTTGCTGCTTGGTCTTCTTGCGCACTCCACCCCGACACCTCTGGCTCCTGGGTCGGACCCAGTCCCCGAGAGAGCGCTGGAGTCGGACTGCCCGTCATGTGCGTTGGCACAGGTGAGGAGAAACTCTTCGTACGGGGGAGGGCAGAGCGACATGGTCGAGGCGGTGAAGCAGCACATTCTCAACATGTTGCACCTGAACGCCCGACCAAACCTGACCCAGCCGGTGCCCCGCGCCGCGCTGCTCAACGCCATCAAGAAGCTGCACGTGGGCCGCGTGGCCGACGACGGCAGCGTCGACATCCAAGACAAGGAAGCGGAAGATGACGTTCCGAATCCTCCGGAGCCGCCGTCGGAAATCATCACCTTTGCGGAGCCAG GTGACTCCGCGAACCAGCTGACGTTTGACATCGCCATGGAGGGGAGCAGTCCACCCCTGGTGGAGCAGGCCAACGTCTGGATCTTCCTGAGGCTGGCGAAGGGAAACCGGGCCAAGGGGAAGGTGAAGATACAGCTGCTACAGCGCCGTtcctctgaggaggaggaggagcgcgtgTCGGAGAAGATGGTGGACACGCGTCGCAGCGGCTGGCACACCCTGGCCGTGTCTCACAGCGTCCAAGCCCTGCTGGACGACGGAGACAAGTCGCTCAGAGTGAGGGTCTCCTGCCCGCTGTGTGCCGAGGCAGGCGCCACGCCTGTGCTGCTGCCCGCCGACGGCAAGCGAACCAAAGAGCGAGAGGAATCTCACCGACCCTTCCTGGTGGTGGTGCTTCAAACCAGTGAGCCGGGGAGTCAACGGAGGTCCAAGCGAGGTCTGGAATGCGACGGCAAGATCCACCTCTGCTGCAAACGGCAGTTTTACGTCAACTTCCGAGACATCGGATGGAGCGACTGGATTATTGCTCCAGCCGGTTATCACGCTAACTACTGCGAGGGCGAGTGTCCGAGCCACATGGCCAGCATCAGCAGCTCTTCGCTCTCCTTCCATTCAACGGTCATCAATCACTACCGCATGAGGGGCTTTGGACCTTTCCAGAACCTGCGGTCGTGCTGCGTGCCAACGCGGTTGCGTGCAATGTCCATGCTCTACTACAACGAGGAGCAGAAGATCATCAAGAAGGACATCCAGAACATGATTGTGGACGAATGCGGCTGCTCATGA